A region of Spirochaetota bacterium DNA encodes the following proteins:
- a CDS encoding alpha-glucosidase codes for MISTQRHNVKQHVWWKHGIIYQIYPRSFYDSNGDGIGDIQGIIEKFDYLTSLGIDAIWLSPIYTSPMYDCGYDISDYYAIDPSFGTMDDFKNLLAIAHSSNIKIIMDMVLNHTSHLHPWFIESSSSKDNPKRDWYIWHDGKKGKPPNNWKSAYLTSAWEWHQPTGQYYLHSFLKEQPDLNWRNPQVKQAMFDVMRYWLDMGVDGFRLDVINYCYKDKRFRNNPFSFNPFNEQIEKYNRNRPENYILVQEIRELIDSYDDRMVVGEVFCYPPGNPELSASYLFNGKGLNLAFDFSLLYQPFDARKIYTCIKHWYNAIPENCWPCNVLSNHDQPRYADKYSNDSNDAIKRLLALLLLTLWGTPFIYYGEEIGMKNCAIPLRNIVDPAGKRFWPLYKGRDCARTPMQWSDEANAGFSNGCSWLPIDSNYRTINVKNQIKDRYSLLSFFKDIIQLRKKHPALTHGTWEPIVKGKNGILAYIRKFDNETLCIILNFNDTNTFLHHHHEAQWKVLYSTHRSKFEHFADLRMQCYPYEATILKKIGDLE; via the coding sequence ATGATCTCAACACAGCGGCATAATGTAAAACAACATGTATGGTGGAAGCATGGGATAATATACCAGATCTATCCCCGCAGCTTCTATGATTCAAATGGCGATGGCATAGGCGATATCCAGGGCATTATCGAAAAATTTGATTACCTTACTAGTCTGGGAATTGATGCTATATGGCTGTCGCCTATATACACTTCTCCAATGTATGATTGTGGATATGATATCAGCGATTACTATGCCATTGATCCTTCATTTGGCACAATGGATGATTTCAAAAATTTACTGGCGATAGCTCATAGTAGCAACATCAAGATCATAATGGACATGGTGTTAAACCACACGTCTCACCTGCATCCGTGGTTTATAGAATCATCTTCATCAAAAGACAATCCAAAGCGCGACTGGTATATATGGCATGATGGCAAAAAAGGAAAACCGCCCAACAACTGGAAATCAGCGTATTTAACATCAGCCTGGGAATGGCACCAACCTACCGGGCAGTACTATCTTCATTCATTTCTCAAAGAGCAACCCGATCTAAACTGGCGAAACCCACAAGTGAAACAGGCAATGTTTGATGTGATGAGGTACTGGCTTGATATGGGAGTAGATGGATTCAGGCTTGATGTGATTAACTATTGCTATAAAGACAAACGTTTCCGTAACAATCCATTTTCATTTAATCCATTCAATGAGCAAATAGAAAAATATAATCGCAACAGGCCGGAAAACTATATACTTGTTCAGGAAATTCGCGAACTGATTGATTCCTATGATGACCGTATGGTTGTTGGTGAAGTATTTTGTTATCCTCCCGGTAATCCTGAACTTTCTGCCAGTTATCTCTTTAATGGTAAAGGATTGAATCTTGCATTTGACTTTTCACTTTTGTATCAGCCATTTGATGCACGAAAAATATATACATGCATTAAACATTGGTACAACGCTATTCCTGAAAACTGTTGGCCATGTAACGTTTTATCAAATCATGACCAACCACGATATGCCGACAAATACAGCAATGACAGTAATGATGCAATTAAACGTCTTTTGGCACTCTTGCTTTTAACATTATGGGGAACACCATTCATATATTACGGCGAAGAGATAGGAATGAAAAATTGTGCCATTCCCCTGCGCAACATTGTTGATCCTGCAGGCAAACGCTTTTGGCCGCTGTATAAAGGTAGGGACTGTGCCCGTACTCCAATGCAATGGTCCGATGAGGCAAATGCTGGTTTCAGCAACGGTTGCAGCTGGTTGCCAATTGACAGTAACTATCGCACAATTAATGTCAAAAATCAAATTAAAGACCGCTATTCACTGCTCTCATTCTTTAAGGATATAATACAACTGCGAAAAAAACATCCAGCACTTACTCATGGAACCTGGGAACCTATCGTTAAGGGTAAGAATGGCATTTTAGCATATATCCGTAAATTTGACAATGAAACTTTATGCATCATATTAAATTTTAATGACACCAACACCTTTTTACACCACCACCACGAAGCACAGTGGAAAGTACTGTATTCAACTCATCGAAGCAAATTTGAACACTTTGCTGATTTACGAATGCAATGCTACCCTTATGAAGCAACCATTTTGAAAAAGATAGGAGATCTAGAATAA